The Triticum dicoccoides isolate Atlit2015 ecotype Zavitan chromosome 6A, WEW_v2.0, whole genome shotgun sequence genome has a window encoding:
- the LOC119319430 gene encoding disease resistance protein RGA5-like, whose translation MAASATTGVLNPLLGKLGQLLGEEYKKLTGVRKQASFLKDELSAMKALLDKMELMDKLDPTAKNWRDHIREMSYDMENCIDDFIHDIQGADAKKGFVRKMARRLRRLGRRHQIANRIEELKVLAVEANARRERYRIDDCINSSYDTVVVDPRMTAIYKEATGLVGIDAPKEELVSLLMDSKKELKVVSIVGFGGLGKTTLASKVYDEIGGQFNCMAFVSVSQRPNVKNLLSALQFNIGIKDSSHVQELQDIINRLREHLKHMRYFILVDDLWDEPTWNIISCAFPENANGSRVMVTTRLEDVAVRACGNDDSNIYRMKHLEEKYSTRLFCNRVFGSKNVCPPQFEEILAEILKKCGGLPLSIITISSLLASQEARLVNEWEIIKNSLGAKFATKPTLEEMRGILNLSYMHLPVHLRPCFLYLGMYPEDREILRDDLVRQWIAEGFVCSLHGDLDGVAISYFNELINRSLIQPEKTHYGEVLSCRVHDMMLDLILSKCAEDNFIIVAYDNEDMERLHRSEYKVRRLSLKSSVDGAGEYSRP comes from the exons ATGGCAGCGAGCGCGACCACGGGGGTGCTGAACCCTCTCCTCGGCAAGCTCGGCCAGCTGCTCGGCGAGGAATACAAGAAGCTCACGGGGGTGAGGAAGCAGGCCTCATTCCTCAAGGACGAGCTCAGCGCCATGAAAGCTCTGCTCGACAAGATGGAGCTCATGGACAAGCTCGATCCCACGGCCAAGAACTGGAGGGACCACATCAGGGAGATGTCTTATGACATGGAAAACTGCATCGATGATTTTATTCATGACATTCAAGGTGCCGATGCAAAGAAAGGCTTCGTCAGGAAGATGGCTCGGCGGCTCAGGAGGCTGGGGAGGCGTCATCAGATCGCCAACCGCATCGAGGAGCTCAAGGTTCTCGCGGTGGAGGCGAATGCTCGGCGCGAGAGGTACAGGATTGATGATTGTATCAATTCGAGTTATGACACCGTGGTTGTGGATCCCCGAATGACGGCGATTTATAAGGAGGCAACAGGCCTCGTTGGTATTGATGCCCCAAAGGAAGAGCTGGTTAGTTTGTTGATGGATTCCAAGAAAGAACTTAAAGTGGTTTCCATTGTGGGGTTCGGAGGTTTGGGTAAAACTACACTTGCCAGCAAAGTGTATGATGAGATTGGAGGGCAATTTAACTGTATGGCATTTGTTTCCGTCTCCCAAAGACCAAATGTGAAAAATCTTCTCAGTGCACTACAATTCAATATTGGGATCAAGGATTCTTCCCATGTTCAAGAGCTGCAAGACATTATTAACCGCCTTAGGGAACACCTCAAGCATATGAG GTACTTTATTCTAGTTGATGACTTGTGGGATGAACCAACATGGAACATTATTAGTTGTGCCTTTCCAGAAAATGCTAATGGAAGTAGAGTAATGGTAACCACACGACTGGAGGACGTAGCTGTTAGGGCATGCGGCAATGATGACTCTAACATTTACAGAATGAAGCACCTTGAAGAGAAATATTCAACAAGATTATTCTGTAACAGAGTGTTTGGATCTAAAAATGTATGCCCACCCCAGTTTGAAGAAATTTTAGCTGAGATTCTCAAGAAGTGTGGCGGATTGCCACTTTCGATTATCACCATATCTAGCCTATTAGCCAGCCAAGAAGCAAGATTGGTGAATGAATGGGAGATCATAAAGAATTCTCTTGGTGCCAAGTTTGCCACGAAACCCACCTTGGAAGAGATGAGGGGTATATTAAACCTTAGCTACATGCATCTTCCTGTTCATCTCCGTCCATGCTTTTTGTACCTCGGCATGTATCCGGAAGACCGTGAGATCTTAAGGGATGACCTGGTTCGGCAATGGATAGCCGAAGGCTTTGTTTGTAGTTTGCACGGAGATTTAGATGGCGTTGCAATAAGTTATTTCAATGAGCTTATCAACAGAAGTTTGATTCAgcctgagaaaacacattatggggaGGTACTTTCTTGCAGAGTACATGATATGATGCTTGATTTGATTCTAAGCAAGTGTGCAGAAGACAATTTTATCATTGTAGCATATGACAATgaagacatggaaagattgcacaGAAGTGAGTACAAGGTTCGTCGATTATCCCtgaaatcaagtgttgatggtgctggAGAATATAGCAGGCCTTAG